One Cryptomeria japonica chromosome 9, Sugi_1.0, whole genome shotgun sequence genomic window carries:
- the LOC131078739 gene encoding glutaredoxin-C1: protein MQGMQYKSSMAAAGEDSAMQKIQRLTSENAVVIMSRTSCCMCHVVKRLLCGLGVNPTVCELDEEGAEMEMEKVLVTMVGLNPPVPAVFVGGSLIGGLDRLMAMHISGDLVPKLKQAGALWL, encoded by the coding sequence ATGCAAGGGATGCAATACAAGAGTTCGATGGCGGCCGCGGGGGAAGATTCTGCCATGCAAAAGATCCAGAGGCTTACGTCGGAGAACGCAGTGGTGATTATGAGTAGGACGTCGTGTTGCATGTGCCATGTGGTGAAGAGGCTCTTGTGCGGCTTGGGAGTCAATCCCACCGTCTGTGAATTGGACGAGGAGGGagcagagatggagatggagaaagTTCTGGTTACAATGGTGGGTCTCAATCCTCCCGTCCCTGCCGTCTTTGTTGGAGGTTCTCTCATCGGTGGCTTGGACCGCCTCATGGCCATGCACATTTCTGGCGACTTGGTGCCCAAGCTCAAACAAGCCGGTGCCCTATGGCTCTAG